The following proteins are encoded in a genomic region of Oncorhynchus kisutch isolate 150728-3 linkage group LG18, Okis_V2, whole genome shotgun sequence:
- the LOC109909202 gene encoding CXADR-like membrane protein encodes MGFPVVSGAVMSATFRSLFLVLLSLLTAGAQTEMKRVVGDNTTLPCHHQFWQSNVQLLDIEWLLQKPNSKQRVIITFFGGQVYTNEVTSGTSRLSFAGDYLKGDASLLLSDLQLTDSGEYYCKVKMGGKYHWSQVNLIVLVKPSKPRCWMDGRLLEGSDVKLSCKSSDGSDPIKYNWERVLDKGKSVGNLPLLALRDLKNPEIVTLRNLTKDSTGVYKCTASNDVGEENCIIEVTMQYVRGMGVLAGALVGVSFGVLLIILIIWLVFRKKEKKKYEEEETPNEIREDAEAPKAKLVKPNSLSSSRSGSSRSGASSTQSMVHNTAPHGHRPRPPVIAALKENGQPPDFPQSPPAYTTVVPPNKTPEPPGTPKFNINSRKQISGPTPPTLMVPAQTKAFQTV; translated from the exons tgCTGCTGAGCCTGCTGACGGCCGGCGCCCAGACAGAAATGAAGAGAGTCGTCGGAGACAACACCACCCTGCCGTGCCACCATCAGTTCTGGCAATCCAATGTGCAGTTGCTTGACATCGAGTGGCTACTGCAGAAGCCCAACTCCAAGCAGAGAGTG ATCATCACGTTTTTCGGGGGCCAGGTTTACACCAACGAGGTGACCAGCGGGACCAGTCGTCTGTCTTTCGCTGGGGACTACCTGAAAGGAGACGCCTCCCTGCTCCTCAGTGACTTACAGCTGACCGACTCTGGGGAGTACTACTGCAAGGTCAAGATGGGGGGAAAGTACCACTGGAGCCAAGTCAACCTCATAGTGCTGG TGAAGCCCTCTAAGCCACGATGCTGGATGGACGGCAGGCTGCTGGAGGGCAGTGATGTTAAACTGAGCTGCAAATCCAGTGACGGCTCAGACCCTATCAAATACAATTGGGAGAGGGTGCTGGATAAGGGAAAGAGTGTTGGGAACCTCCCCCTACTGGCACTGAGAG ATCTGAAGAATCCAGAGATCGTCACCCTGCGGAACCTGACGAAGGACAGTACAGGTGTCTATAAGTGCACTGCCAGCAATGATGTTGGCGAGGAGAACTGCATCATTGAGGTCACCATGCAGT ATGTTCGAGGGATGGGTGTGctggcaggtgccttggtgggcGTCTCCTTTGGTGTTCTCCTCATCATCCTAATCATCTGGCTCGTCTTCcgcaagaaggagaagaagaagtatgaggaggaggagactccCAATGAGATCAG GGAGGATGCAGAGGCTCCCAAGGCCAAGCTGGTGAAGCCCAACTCTCTGTCCTCGTCCCGCTCTGGCAGCTCCCGCTCCGGGGCCTCCTCAACACAGTCCATGGTGCACAACACCGCCCCCCACGGGCACCGCCCTCGGCCCCCAGTGATAGCTGCCCTTAAGGAGAATGGACAGCCCCCTGACTTCCCCCAGTCCCCCCCAGCATACACAACGGTGGTACCCCCCAACAAGACCCCTGAGCCCCCTGGCACCCCGAAATTCAACATCAACTCCAGGAAACAGATCTCTGGGCCCACTCCCCCCACTCTCATGGTCCCTGCCCAGACCAAGGCCTTTCAAACTGTGTAG